The Desulfobacterales bacterium genome window below encodes:
- a CDS encoding MFS transporter, protein MKETKLVKYGPAMMLSVIYMFSIMDRNALNVVLDLIKQDLKLSDLELALMSGLAFAFFYGLMGIPIGHLADRKNRVNLIAICLTIWSVMTMLSGLAVNFIMLIFARMGVGIGEAGCAPCAHSIMVDTYKPEDRSKVMAIYHVAQPFGSAAAMFAGGWLADAYGWRVTLIAIGLPGLLIAAAAKLWLKEPPRPKKGKQGNAQAEPSIRQTASLLLHNKLFRATCMGHIACVSFMYSIIVVWLPTFIHRSFELSFSQIGLGLGIISMIAGIFGTLASGPVSDRLYKRNARWLAYLPGIIAFAAIPFFLTAVTTKNLALFYGCVTCLYILIFAHVAPCFSLIHHSVDSSIRAMTVAIVILLVNFFGLGICPALIGYISDLLSAEFGTDSLRIGIQCAVFLLPLGGLFFLYASRLIITDENGEISPQR, encoded by the coding sequence ATGAAAGAAACCAAATTAGTCAAATACGGCCCGGCGATGATGCTTAGCGTTATCTATATGTTCAGTATCATGGACAGAAATGCGCTTAATGTGGTGCTGGATCTGATCAAACAAGATTTGAAACTCTCCGACTTGGAGCTGGCGCTGATGTCCGGACTGGCATTTGCCTTTTTTTACGGCTTGATGGGGATTCCCATCGGGCATCTGGCGGACCGAAAAAATCGAGTCAACCTGATCGCCATTTGCCTCACTATTTGGAGTGTGATGACGATGCTTTCCGGCTTGGCTGTCAATTTCATCATGTTGATTTTTGCGCGGATGGGGGTTGGTATCGGTGAGGCGGGATGTGCGCCTTGCGCTCACTCCATAATGGTGGACACCTATAAACCCGAAGACCGATCGAAAGTGATGGCCATATACCATGTCGCGCAACCCTTTGGTTCGGCGGCGGCCATGTTTGCCGGCGGATGGTTGGCCGATGCCTATGGCTGGCGAGTAACCCTTATTGCCATAGGGCTTCCGGGTCTTTTGATCGCGGCTGCGGCGAAATTGTGGTTGAAAGAACCGCCTCGTCCTAAAAAAGGAAAACAGGGGAATGCCCAAGCGGAACCTTCCATCAGACAAACCGCGAGCTTACTCCTGCACAACAAACTTTTCAGGGCAACCTGCATGGGCCATATTGCCTGTGTATCCTTTATGTATTCCATCATCGTGGTGTGGTTACCCACCTTTATTCATCGCAGCTTTGAATTGAGCTTCAGTCAAATCGGCCTGGGATTGGGGATTATATCTATGATCGCGGGGATTTTTGGAACCTTGGCGTCCGGCCCCGTATCAGACAGACTTTATAAACGTAATGCGCGTTGGCTGGCTTACCTGCCTGGCATCATTGCTTTTGCAGCGATTCCGTTTTTCCTGACGGCGGTGACGACCAAAAACCTTGCCCTTTTTTATGGGTGTGTGACCTGCCTGTACATTCTGATTTTTGCGCATGTAGCGCCTTGTTTTTCGTTGATTCACCACTCGGTGGATTCGAGTATCCGGGCGATGACGGTGGCTATTGTCATTTTATTGGTGAATTTTTTCGGTCTGGGAATATGCCCCGCCCTGATCGGATACATCAGCGATCTGTTGAGTGCTGAGTTTGGAACGGATTCTTTGCGAATAGGGATACAATGCGCCGTTTTTTTGCTACCTCTGGGCGGACTGTTTTTTTTATATGCCAGCCGCTTAATTATTACGGATGAAAACGGTGAGATAAGTCCCCAGCGCTAA